One region of Oryza glaberrima chromosome 7, OglaRS2, whole genome shotgun sequence genomic DNA includes:
- the LOC127778625 gene encoding calmodulin-binding transcription activator 1-like isoform X1, whose product MAEVRKYGLPNQPPDISQILLEAQNRWLRPTEICHILSNYKKFSIAPEPPNRPASGSLFLFDRKILRYFRKDGHNWRKKKDGKTVKEAHEKLKVGSVDVLHCYYAHGEENENFQRRTYWLLEEGFMNIVLVHYLEVKGGKQSFSRSKEAEESAGLSNADSPACSNSFASQSQVASQSMDAESPISGQISEYEDAETDNCRASSRYHPFVEMQQPVDGVMMNNMLGVSAPSTSVNNPGAGYHGEMQTTTANSDNHFATHYDIAGVFNEAGAGLRGVSKTLHDSVRFAEPYPECSAEFMEPALYSSNATMESNNLDDNSQLETFMSEALYTNNLTQKEADALSAAGIMSSQAENNSYTDGIRYPLLKQSSLDLFKIEPDGLKKFDSFSRWMSSELPEVADLDIKSSSDAFWSSTETVNVADGTSIPINEQLDAFAVSPSLSQDQLFSIIDVSPSYACTGSRNKVLITGTFLANKEHVENCKWSCMFGDVEVPAEVLAHGSLRCYTPVHLSGRVPFYVTCSNRVACSEVREFEFRDSDARQMDTSDPQTTGINEMHLHIRLEKLLSLGPDDYEKYVMSDGKEKSEIINTISSLMLDDKCLNQAVPLDEKEVSTARDQNIEKLVKEKLYCWLVHKVHDEDKGPNVLGKEGQGVIHLVAALGYDWAVRPIITAGVKVNFRDARGWTALHWAASCGRERTVGALIANGAESGLLTDPTPQFPAGRTAADLASENGHKGIAGFLAESALTSHLSALTLKESKDGNVKEICGLGGAEDFAESSSAQLAYRDSQAESLKDSLSAVRKSTQAAARIFQAFRVESFHRKKVVEYGDDDCGLSDERTLSLVSIKNAKPGQNDGSHSAAVRIQNKFRGWKGRKEFMIIRQKIVKIQAHVRGHQVRKSYRRIVWSVGIVEKIILRWRRKRRGLRGFQPVKQLEGPSPIQQLEGPSQIQPAKEEEEDEYDYLKDGRKQAEGRLQRALARVKSMTQYPEAREQYSRIANRVTELQEPQAMMIQDDMQSDGAIADGGDFMAELEELCGDGDAPMPTIL is encoded by the exons ATGGCGGAGGTTCGCAAGTACGGGCTGCCCAATCAGCCGCCAG ATATTTCCCAGATACTGCTGGAAGCTCAGAATCGATGGCTACGTCCTACTGAAATCTGCCATATACTGTCGAACTACAAGAAATTCTCCATTGCGCCCGAGCCACCGAACAGACCTGCAA GTGGCTCGCTTTTTCTGTTCGATCGGAAAATATTGAGATACTTCAGAAAGGATGGACATAACTGGAGGAAGAAAAAGGATGGAAAGACAGTCAAAGAAGCTCATGAGAAGCTGAAA gTTGGTAGTGTTGATGTACTTCATTGCTACTATGCCCATGGGGAGGAGAATGAGAACTTCCAGAGACGTACCTATTGGTTGTTAGAAGA GGGTTTCATGAATATTGTTCTTGTGCACTACCTTGAAGTTAAG GGTGGCAAGCAAAGTTTCAGCCGTTCTAAAGAAGCTGAAGAGAGTGCAGGATTATCTAATGCTGATAGTCCTGCATGCTCAAACTCTTTCGCTAGTCAGAGCCAGGTAGCCTCCCAATCTATGGATGCTGAAAGCCCAATTAGTGGACAGATTTCGGAATATGAGGATGCTGAAACAG ATAATTGTCGAGCAAGCTCCAGATACCACCCTTTCGTTGAGATGCAGCAGCCTGTGGATGGAGTCATGATGAATAATATGCTGGGTGTTTCAGCTCCAAGTACTTCTGTAAATAATCCAG GTGCAGGATATCATGGTGAAATGCAGACTACAACAGCTAACTCAGACAATCATTTTGCTACCCATTATGACATAGCTGGTGTGTTCAATGAAGCTGGAGCTGGATTAAGGGGCGTTTCCAAAACTCTACATGATTCAGTGCGTTTTGCTGAGCCCTATCCTGAATGCTCAGCTGAGTTTATGGAGCCAGCACTCTATTCTTCTAATGCCACCATGGAGTCCAACAATCTGGATGATAACTCACAGTTGGAAACGTTCATGTCTGAGGCACTCTACACCAACAACCTCACTCAGAAAGAAGCTGATGCACTGAGTGCTGCAGGCATAATGTCATCACAG GCAGAGAATAATAGCTATACAGATGGGATCCGGTATCCACTTTTAAAGCAGTCATCACTAGATCTCTTTAAGATCGAACCCGATGGTTTGAAGAAATTTGATAGCTTCTCGAGATGGATGAGTAGTGAACTTCCAGAAGTAGCTGATTTGGATATCAAGTCCAGTTCTGATGCCTTCTGGAGTAGTACTGAAACAGTGAACGTCGCTGATGGCACTAGCATACCTATAAATGAACAGTTAGATGCATTCGCAGTCAGCCCTTCACTTTCCCAAGACCAGCTCTTCAGCATTATTGATGTTTCTCCAAGCTACGCATGCACTGGCTCTAGGAATAAG GTCCTAATTACTGGTACATTCTTGGCAAATAAAGAACATGTGGAGAATTGCAAGTGGTCATGTATGTTTGGGGACGTTGAAGTACCTGCAGAGGTTTTAGCACATGGCTCTCTGCGCTGCTACACACCAGTACATTTATCTGGACGAGTCCCATTTTATGTGACATGCTCCAATAGGGTGGCTTGTAGTGAAGTGCGAGAGTTTGAGTTCCGTGATTCTGATGCTCGACAAATGGATACTTCAGATCCCCAGACAACAGGCATAAATGAAATGCATTTACATATTCGTCTTGAGAAGTTACTTTCGTTGGGACCAGATGACTATGAGAAGTATGTTATGAGTGATGGAAAAGAGAAGTCTGAAATAATCAACACTATTAGTTCCTTAATGCTTGATGATAAATGTTTAAACCAGGCAGTTCCATTGGATGAGAAGGAAGTTTCCACTGCACGGGATCAGAATATTGAGAAATTGGTGAAAGAGAAACTATATTGTTGGCTTGTTCATAAGGTACATGATGAAGACAAAGGTCCCAATGTGCTTGGCAAGGAAGGACAAGGTGTGATTCATTTGGTAGCTGCACTTGGGTATGATTGGGCTGTAAGGCCAATAATTACGGCTGGTGTAAAGGTGAACTTCAGGGATGCTCGAGGATGGACTGCGCTTCACTGGGCTGCATCATGTGGAAG GGAGCGGACAGTTGGGGCCCTGATAGCAAATGGAGCTGAATCTGGTTTATTGACAGATCCAACTCCTCAATTTCCAGCAGGTAGAACAGCTGCTGATTTAGCATCAGAAAATGGACACAAAGGCATTGCTGGTTTCCTTGCAGAGTCTGCTTTGACAAGTCATCTTTCAGCACTTACACTGAAAGAATCCAAGGATGGGAATGTAAAAGAAATATGTGGCTTAGGAGGGGCTGAAGATTTTGCAGAGTCGAGTTCTGCTCAACTTGCTTACAGGGATTCTCAGGCTGAGTCACTGAAGGATTCACTTAGCGCTGTTCGTAAATCAACACAAGCTGCAGCCAGGATATTTCAAGCTTTTAGGGTGGAGTCATTCCACAGAAAGAAGGTGGTTGAATATGGAGATGATGATTGTGGATTATCAGATGAGCGCACTCTTTCACTTGTATCCATTAAAAATGCCAAACCTGGACAGAACGACGGGTCACATTCTGCTGCTGTTCGTATCCAAAATAAGTTTAGAGGATGGAAAGGTAGAAAGGAGTTTATGATTATTCGACAGAAAATTGTCAAGATACAG GCCCATGTACGAGGACATCAAGTAAGGAAAAGCTATCGGAGGATAGTCTGGTCTGTAGGCATTGTGGAGAAAATTATattgaggtggaggagaaagcGAAGGGGCCTGCGTGGTTTCCAACCGGTAAAACAGCTTGAAGGTCCATCACCGATCCAACAGCTTGAAGGTCCATCGCAGATCCAACCAgcaaaggaagaggaagaggatgaaTATGATTACCTCAAAGATGGCAGGAAGCAAGCCGAAGGCAGATTACAGAGAGCACTAGCTCGTGTGAAATCGATGACTCAATACCCAGAAGCAAGAGAACAGTACAGTAGAATCGCAAACCGTGTTACAGAACTGCAGGAGCCTCAG gcgATGATGATTCAGGATGATATGCAAAGTGATGGAGCTATTGCTGATGGAGGCGACTTCATGGCTGAACTGGAGGAGCTATGCGGGGATGGGGACGCACCAATGCCCACCATTTTGTGA
- the LOC127780308 gene encoding UDP-glycosyltransferase 85A7-like, whose translation MGRAQVGEFARGLAAAGAPFLWVIRPDMVRDAGDGDGEPLLPEGFEEEVVASGSGRGLMVGWCDQEAVLGHRATGAFLSHCGWNSTVTNCRYACEEWGVGVEMARDAGRREVEAAVREIGLCQFIRGNCDIVGVKNGNGLARW comes from the exons ATGGGGAGGGCGCAGGTCGGGGAGTTCGCGcgcgggctcgccgccgccggcgccccgtTCCTGTGGGTGATCCGGCCGGACATGGtgcgcgacgccggcgacggcgacggcgagccgctGTTGCCGGAGGggttcgaggaggaggtggtggcgagcgGGAGCGGGCGGGGGCTGATGGTGGGGTGGTGCGACCAGGAGGCGGTGCTGGGCCACCGCGCGACGGGGGCGTTCCTGAgccactgcgggtggaactcgacg GTGACCAACTGCCGGTACGCGTGCGAGGAGTGGGGGGTCGGGGTGGAGATGGCGCGGGACGCCGggcggcgcgaggtggaggCCGCGGTGAGGGAG ATCGGGTTGTGCCAGTTTATCCGTGGAAACTGTGATATTGTAGGGGTTAAAAATGGTAACG GACTCGCCCGCTGGTGA
- the LOC127778335 gene encoding signal peptidase complex-like protein DTM1: MGRDEMLRRSLVALAAAVVVTGVVTASVRKAAATYGFGILAIAGVLLPDWEFFDRDYSQWLTPMPASRRTAAEAAADREHDVWKFKPYPLRMAMLTTIYGFGLYKWWMYVSS; this comes from the exons ATGGGGAGGGACGAGATGCTGCGGCGGAGCCTGGTggcgctagcggcggcggtggtggtgacggggGTGGTGACGGCGTCGgtgcggaaggcggcggcgacgtacGGGTTCGGAATCCTGGCCATCGCGGGCGTGCTGCTCCCCGACTGGGAGTTCTTCGACCGCGACTACTCCCAGTGGCTCACCCCGATGCCGGCCtcccgccgcacggccgccgaagccgccgcgGATCGCGAGCACGACGTCTGGAA ATTTAAGCCCTATCCCCTAAGGATGGCTATGCTTACGACAATCTATGGGTTTGGCCTTTACAAGTGGTGGATGTACGTATCTAGCTAG
- the LOC127780779 gene encoding uncharacterized protein LOC127780779, with the protein MPPPPPPAAAIGRRSSILSFAAARDRCFSRRFLRAGLRPLAIPLPTGVDDDAGTTVHVWVPANPPRNPLLLLHGFGASATWQWAPYLRPLIAAGYDPIVPDLLFFGASYTRLADRSEAFQARSIKAAMDAIGVARFGLVGVSYGGFVGYRMAAMYPDAVERVVLVCAGVCLEEKDLAGGLFPVAGVGEAADLLVPRRPEEVRRLVRLTFVRPPCIMPSCFLWDYIKVMGSDYIQEKTELLYALISERQLSDLPIISQPALIVWGERDKVFPMELAHRLKRHLGESSRLVVIRNAGHAVNLEKPKDVCRNIIEFFQEGVTEPLNDEKV; encoded by the exons atgccacccccacctccgccggccgcggccaTCGGGAGGAGGTCGTCCATCCTCAGCTTCGCGGCAGCGCGGGACCGCTGCTTCAGCCGCCGCTTCCTCAGGGCCGGCCTCCGCCCGCTCGCCATCCCGCTCCCCACCGgagtcgacgacgacgcgggcaCCACCGTGCACGTCTGGGTCCCCGCCAACCCGCCGCGGaacccgctcctcctcctccacggctTCGGCGCCTCCGCCACGTGGCAGTGGGCGCCCTACCTCCGCCCCCTCATCGCCGCGGGCTACGACCCCATCGTCCCCGacctcctcttcttcggcgCCTCCTACACCCGCCTCGCCGACCGCTCCGAAGCCTTCCAGGCGCGCTCGATCAAGGCGGCCATGGACGCGATCGGGGTCGCCAGGTTCGGCCTGGTCGGGGTCAGCTATGGGGGATTCGTGGGCTACAGGATGGCGGCCATGTACCCGGACGCGGTGGAGAGGGTGGTGCTGGTGTGCGCGGGGGTTTGCCTGGAGGAGAAGGACCTGGCCGGTGGGCTGTTCCCGGTGGCCGGcgtcggggaggcggcggacctGCTcgtgccgcggcggccggaggaggtgCGGCGCCTCGTCAGGCTCACATTCGTGCGGCCACCCTGCATTATGCCCTCCTGCTTCCTCTGGGATTACATTAAG GTAATGGGCTCGGATTATATCCAAGAAAAAACTGAGTTATTATATGCTTTGATTAGTGAAAGGCAGCTTTCAGATCTTCCAATAATTAGCCAG CCAGCGCTCATAGTTTGGGGGGAGCGGGATAAGGTATTCCCCATGGAGTTGGCTCATAGACTGAAGAG ACATCTAGGTGAGAGTTCTCGATTAGTAGTGATAAGAAATGCTGGGCATGCGGTCAACCTTGAGAAGCCCAAGGATGTGTGCAGGAACATCATTGAGTTTTTCCAAGAGGGAGTCACCGAACCTTTGAACGATGAGAAG GTGTAG
- the LOC127778625 gene encoding calmodulin-binding transcription activator 1-like isoform X2 codes for MLIVLHAQTLSLVRASVSKEKFGATDNCRASSRYHPFVEMQQPVDGVMMNNMLGVSAPSTSVNNPGAGYHGEMQTTTANSDNHFATHYDIAGVFNEAGAGLRGVSKTLHDSVRFAEPYPECSAEFMEPALYSSNATMESNNLDDNSQLETFMSEALYTNNLTQKEADALSAAGIMSSQAENNSYTDGIRYPLLKQSSLDLFKIEPDGLKKFDSFSRWMSSELPEVADLDIKSSSDAFWSSTETVNVADGTSIPINEQLDAFAVSPSLSQDQLFSIIDVSPSYACTGSRNKVLITGTFLANKEHVENCKWSCMFGDVEVPAEVLAHGSLRCYTPVHLSGRVPFYVTCSNRVACSEVREFEFRDSDARQMDTSDPQTTGINEMHLHIRLEKLLSLGPDDYEKYVMSDGKEKSEIINTISSLMLDDKCLNQAVPLDEKEVSTARDQNIEKLVKEKLYCWLVHKVHDEDKGPNVLGKEGQGVIHLVAALGYDWAVRPIITAGVKVNFRDARGWTALHWAASCGRERTVGALIANGAESGLLTDPTPQFPAGRTAADLASENGHKGIAGFLAESALTSHLSALTLKESKDGNVKEICGLGGAEDFAESSSAQLAYRDSQAESLKDSLSAVRKSTQAAARIFQAFRVESFHRKKVVEYGDDDCGLSDERTLSLVSIKNAKPGQNDGSHSAAVRIQNKFRGWKGRKEFMIIRQKIVKIQAHVRGHQVRKSYRRIVWSVGIVEKIILRWRRKRRGLRGFQPVKQLEGPSPIQQLEGPSQIQPAKEEEEDEYDYLKDGRKQAEGRLQRALARVKSMTQYPEAREQYSRIANRVTELQEPQAMMIQDDMQSDGAIADGGDFMAELEELCGDGDAPMPTIL; via the exons ATGCTGATAGTCCTGCATGCTCAAACTCTTTCGCTAGTCAGAGCCAG TGTATCTAAAGAAAAATTCGGTGCAACAGATAATTGTCGAGCAAGCTCCAGATACCACCCTTTCGTTGAGATGCAGCAGCCTGTGGATGGAGTCATGATGAATAATATGCTGGGTGTTTCAGCTCCAAGTACTTCTGTAAATAATCCAG GTGCAGGATATCATGGTGAAATGCAGACTACAACAGCTAACTCAGACAATCATTTTGCTACCCATTATGACATAGCTGGTGTGTTCAATGAAGCTGGAGCTGGATTAAGGGGCGTTTCCAAAACTCTACATGATTCAGTGCGTTTTGCTGAGCCCTATCCTGAATGCTCAGCTGAGTTTATGGAGCCAGCACTCTATTCTTCTAATGCCACCATGGAGTCCAACAATCTGGATGATAACTCACAGTTGGAAACGTTCATGTCTGAGGCACTCTACACCAACAACCTCACTCAGAAAGAAGCTGATGCACTGAGTGCTGCAGGCATAATGTCATCACAG GCAGAGAATAATAGCTATACAGATGGGATCCGGTATCCACTTTTAAAGCAGTCATCACTAGATCTCTTTAAGATCGAACCCGATGGTTTGAAGAAATTTGATAGCTTCTCGAGATGGATGAGTAGTGAACTTCCAGAAGTAGCTGATTTGGATATCAAGTCCAGTTCTGATGCCTTCTGGAGTAGTACTGAAACAGTGAACGTCGCTGATGGCACTAGCATACCTATAAATGAACAGTTAGATGCATTCGCAGTCAGCCCTTCACTTTCCCAAGACCAGCTCTTCAGCATTATTGATGTTTCTCCAAGCTACGCATGCACTGGCTCTAGGAATAAG GTCCTAATTACTGGTACATTCTTGGCAAATAAAGAACATGTGGAGAATTGCAAGTGGTCATGTATGTTTGGGGACGTTGAAGTACCTGCAGAGGTTTTAGCACATGGCTCTCTGCGCTGCTACACACCAGTACATTTATCTGGACGAGTCCCATTTTATGTGACATGCTCCAATAGGGTGGCTTGTAGTGAAGTGCGAGAGTTTGAGTTCCGTGATTCTGATGCTCGACAAATGGATACTTCAGATCCCCAGACAACAGGCATAAATGAAATGCATTTACATATTCGTCTTGAGAAGTTACTTTCGTTGGGACCAGATGACTATGAGAAGTATGTTATGAGTGATGGAAAAGAGAAGTCTGAAATAATCAACACTATTAGTTCCTTAATGCTTGATGATAAATGTTTAAACCAGGCAGTTCCATTGGATGAGAAGGAAGTTTCCACTGCACGGGATCAGAATATTGAGAAATTGGTGAAAGAGAAACTATATTGTTGGCTTGTTCATAAGGTACATGATGAAGACAAAGGTCCCAATGTGCTTGGCAAGGAAGGACAAGGTGTGATTCATTTGGTAGCTGCACTTGGGTATGATTGGGCTGTAAGGCCAATAATTACGGCTGGTGTAAAGGTGAACTTCAGGGATGCTCGAGGATGGACTGCGCTTCACTGGGCTGCATCATGTGGAAG GGAGCGGACAGTTGGGGCCCTGATAGCAAATGGAGCTGAATCTGGTTTATTGACAGATCCAACTCCTCAATTTCCAGCAGGTAGAACAGCTGCTGATTTAGCATCAGAAAATGGACACAAAGGCATTGCTGGTTTCCTTGCAGAGTCTGCTTTGACAAGTCATCTTTCAGCACTTACACTGAAAGAATCCAAGGATGGGAATGTAAAAGAAATATGTGGCTTAGGAGGGGCTGAAGATTTTGCAGAGTCGAGTTCTGCTCAACTTGCTTACAGGGATTCTCAGGCTGAGTCACTGAAGGATTCACTTAGCGCTGTTCGTAAATCAACACAAGCTGCAGCCAGGATATTTCAAGCTTTTAGGGTGGAGTCATTCCACAGAAAGAAGGTGGTTGAATATGGAGATGATGATTGTGGATTATCAGATGAGCGCACTCTTTCACTTGTATCCATTAAAAATGCCAAACCTGGACAGAACGACGGGTCACATTCTGCTGCTGTTCGTATCCAAAATAAGTTTAGAGGATGGAAAGGTAGAAAGGAGTTTATGATTATTCGACAGAAAATTGTCAAGATACAG GCCCATGTACGAGGACATCAAGTAAGGAAAAGCTATCGGAGGATAGTCTGGTCTGTAGGCATTGTGGAGAAAATTATattgaggtggaggagaaagcGAAGGGGCCTGCGTGGTTTCCAACCGGTAAAACAGCTTGAAGGTCCATCACCGATCCAACAGCTTGAAGGTCCATCGCAGATCCAACCAgcaaaggaagaggaagaggatgaaTATGATTACCTCAAAGATGGCAGGAAGCAAGCCGAAGGCAGATTACAGAGAGCACTAGCTCGTGTGAAATCGATGACTCAATACCCAGAAGCAAGAGAACAGTACAGTAGAATCGCAAACCGTGTTACAGAACTGCAGGAGCCTCAG gcgATGATGATTCAGGATGATATGCAAAGTGATGGAGCTATTGCTGATGGAGGCGACTTCATGGCTGAACTGGAGGAGCTATGCGGGGATGGGGACGCACCAATGCCCACCATTTTGTGA
- the LOC127778626 gene encoding multifunctional methyltransferase subunit TRM112 homolog A-like, which translates to MRLLTHNMLASNARGAVTGYPLKLQVVKWSTKEAEPNPEFLRGMLPKIDWPALVAATQALGLPELLPEAPPTDAELSAEGAAADEGSALRRLHRALLEIHIEEGALVCPDTDRCFPISRGVPNMLLHEDEVRN; encoded by the coding sequence ATGAGGCTCCTGACGCACAACATGCTGGCGTCGAACGCGCGGGGCGCGGTGACGGGCTACCCGCTGAAGCTGCAGGTGGTGAAGTGGTCGACCAAGGAGGCGGAGCCCAACCCGGAGTTCCTCCGCGGCATGCTCCCCAAGATCGACTGGcccgcgctcgtcgccgccacccagGCCCTCGGCCTCCCGGAGCTCCTCCCCGAGGCGCCCCCCACCGACGCCGAGCTCTCcgccgagggcgccgccgccgacgagggcagcgcgctccgccgcctccaccgcgcgctCCTCGAGATCCACATCGAGGAGGGCGCCCTCGTCTGCCCCGACACCGACCGCTGCTTCCCCATCTCCAGGGGCGTCCCCAACATGCTCCTCCACGAGGACGAGGTGAGGAACTGA
- the LOC127778911 gene encoding 7-deoxyloganetin glucosyltransferase-like: MASPAASKPHVVLIPYPAQGHVTPFLRLAKALHARSFHVTFVHTEFNRARLLRSRGAAAVAGADGLPPPGQPAELDATQDIWAICEATRRTGPGHVRALVERLGREAAAGGVPPVSFVVADGAMGFAVHVTKEMGIPTYLFFTHSACGLLAYLNFDQLVKRGYVPLKDESCLTNGYLDTRLDWVAGMIAGVRLRDLPTFIRTTDPDDVMLNITMKQCELDAPAADGILLNTFDGLERAALDAIRARLPNTIAVGPSARRSRRGPLGPEVSPPSYLPSLASSL, from the exons atggcgtcgccggcggcgagcaagcCGCACGTGGTGCTGATCCCCTACCCGGCGCAGGGCCACGTCACCCCGTTCCTCAGGCTGGCCAAGGCGCTGCACGCGCGCTCCTTCCACGTCACCTTCGTCCACACCGAGTTCAAccgcgcccgcctcctccgctcccgcggcgccgccgccgtcgccggcgccgacggcctcccgccgccgggcCAGCCGGCGGAGCTCGACGCGACGCAGGACATCTGGGCGATCTGCGAGGCCACGCGGCGGACGGGGCCCGGCCACGTCAGGGCGCTGGTCGAGAGGCTCGGccgggaagccgccgccggcggcgtcccgcCGGTGAGCTTCGTGGTGGCCGACGGCGCCATGGGGTTCGCGGTGCACGTGACCAAGGAGATGGGCATCCCGACCTACCTCTTCTTCACGCACAGCGCCTGCGGCCTCTTGGCCTACCTCAACTTCGATCAGCTCGTCAAGCGTGGCTACGTGCCACTCAAAG ATGAGAGTTGTTTGACCAACGGGTACCTGGACACCCGCCTGGACTGGGTCGCCGGAATGATCGCCGGCGTCCGCCTCCGCGACCTGCCGACGTTCATCCGCACCACCGACCCCGACGACGTGATGCTCAACATCACCATGAAGCAGTGCGAGCTCgacgcgcccgccgccgacggcatCCTGCTCAACACCTTCGACGGCCTGGAGCGCGCCGCGCTCGACGCCATCCGCGCCCGCCTCCCCAACACCATCGCCGTGGGCCCATCGGCCCGGAGGTCTCGCCGCGGGCCCCTCGGCCCGGAGgtctcgccgccgtcgtaccTCCCTTCCCTCGCCTCCAGCCTGTAG